Below is a genomic region from Rhododendron vialii isolate Sample 1 chromosome 5a, ASM3025357v1.
atgGTTGGGTCCGAACAATTGGAACCTTGCCAAACCACTGGATGTAATTAAAACAGGTTGGAGAATCCCTTGGTTAATGATAACcgtctttgttttttgtttgaccAAACTTGCAAATTGTCTTTTTGTTCGGAATGGATTCATTGTGTTCATTGTGTTTCCAAGTAAGAGTTTGCCAAGTCTTTTTGTTCGGAATTAAGTTAATTGTGTAGCCAAGTATAAGCCCCCTGTCTTAGTGGATGGTCATAGTGTAAAAATGATAATCCAGTAAGGCAAACAAGTGGGTACACAATAGGATCATCATTTAGCAAGACTGAGAGTGTGAGTGGTTCATCCGAAGGAAAAGACTTGGTTGCAAGAAGTTCGCCCAAACATAGGTTGGACCACTAGCTTGGAAAATTTCCTCCGAACAAACAAACCTTCGTAAGCTACGAGAGTTTTGCCGAATAAAAGTTCCaagggctacgagaatttcgcccAAACAAAAGTTCCAAGGGCTATgagaatttcacccgaacaaaagATGTACCCGGGGCTAGATGAGATTCCCCAGTTAAAGAGAATAGTAGAGAAACAATGGAATAAATTTTGAGATTTGTATCAAGTAAACGATGCTCAAAAGCGTACTTTCCgaacaaaaaatgtaaatacaagagaagaaaaaataaaaaatggaggatgccaatactagccatggaatttcttaagtttttgagcattccATGGATTGGCAATTGGCGTTCCATCCATCTCAGCAAGCTTGTAGACACCATGCCCAATCTTCTTCACCACTcggtaaggtccttcatagggaTCCTTCAGCTTGGTGAGCTTTGATGCTTCAGTTaccatccgaaggactaagtccccAACGTTAAACGGACGAGCGCGAACATTCCGGTTGTAGCCCCTTGTAACTTCTTGCTGGTACGCAGCGTGCCGAAGGTGAGCATTGTCACGTAGTTCTTCGGCAAAGTCCAACTCGGCACCCACAAGTGCATTGTTGTCCACTGGGTTAAAATTTTCCGTTCGGGCTGTTGGAATCAAAGTAGATAAGGGGAGGACAGCTTCCATACCGtaggccatagcaaatggagtaCGGCCGGTAGACCACCGAGGTGTGgtacggtaggcccataaaacatgtggaagctcttccacccaTTTACCGAGTTTCCTGTCCAGACGACGCTTCAGCCCCCGAGTGATTGTCTTGTTAGATGCTTCGGCCTGTCCATTGCCTTGAGGATAAGCCACGGAGGAATTGTGGATCGTGATGTGGCGCTTtgcataaaaagctttgagGGCGGATGCAACAAACTGGGAGTCATTGTCAGAAAGGATGGCGTATGGTAATTCGAACCGCGAGATGATGTGCTTCCAAATAAAACGTTCCACGTCGCCTGCGGTTGTCTTGACCAAAGGGGAAGCTTCAACCCACTTGGTGAATAAGTCTGTGGCTGTGAGCATGTACTCAAATCCTCCAGGCGCCTTCGGCATCTTTCCAACTATATCAAAAGCCCAAACGGTGAAtggccatggactagtgatcattttaaggggaaaggcaggctggtggatgagagaCGCTTACTTTTGGCACCGAACACATCGCTTCACGTAGTCTTCCGACTGTGtaaccatcttcggccaccaatagccttgtgTCAGCGCGCGTTGTGCGAGGGACCGTCCTCCTGAATGTGCCCCACAGCTTCCCGAATGGAGTTCCTCCAAAATGGCCTGCACATGGTCGTCGTGGACGACACGCAGATCTAGGCCAGTGAAAGTTCGTCGGTAGAGGTTGTCGTTTGGATCCAAGAAGAAATTGGCTGCTCGGCAACGGAGTTTGTATGCTTCGCGTTTGTTCGGTGGTAACACCTGGTTCTTCAAGTAATCAATCACTGGATCCAGTTGACTTGGTCCGAGGGAGATTGCCATGACTCGTTCACACGGCTGTTCGAAGCTCGGCGTTGTGACTCCGTCAAAGGTAATAGTGCGACTGCCCGAGGTCTTATAAACCGAAGCAAGACCTGCCAGGGCGTCGGCATGTGCATTGTGCTCCCGAGCGATCCATTCTACTTCCACTCGGCCAAATCTTCTGAACAAGGCCAATACGTGGCTTACGTAAGCATTCATACGCTGGTCCTTGGCTTGATAATCGTCGTTTAAGTGACCCATAATGAGCTGAGAGTCACAAAATATATGAACCGAATCTGTATCAAgccgaagagcaagttggaggcCGGCAATCAGAGCTTCATACTCTGCTTCGTTGTTCGTCGCCGAGTACCCAATCGAGACCACGCTTTCATGTACGGTCCCACTTGGTGACACAAGGACGATGCTTGCTCCAGCCCCGTGAACATTAGAAACTCCATCCACGGTCAGTCGCCAAGCGTCGCCAGAGAAGAGCTTCCATTGCCGCTTTGGTTTCTTTCGTCCGAGGGAGTACTGAGCACGGAGGGGCTCCGCAGGACGGTTGGATGGTCCTTCCAAGATCTCTTCTTCCTGAATCCGAGCTTCTTTAGCGGCTGCGGCCAAGGCATTGGCTTCGTCTTGCAACCCAGGAgtgagttcggcaaagaagtcggccaaGGCCTGACCCTTGGTAGCTATCCGAGGCTCAAACTGGATATCGAAATTGGCCAAGTCTTGTGAAAATTTCAGGATCCGGCTTGATGCCTCCGTCTTCCAAAGGACCGCTTTGAaaggaaactcagtgaggaccacaatcctatgggattgaaagtaaggcaagaggctcgttttagctgaaacgagagccaatgccaatttctccataggcagatacctcgtctgagaATCCGTCATCGTTCTGCTGGAATAGGAGATTGGTTGATGCTCCATCCCCTCTTTCCGAACAAGCACCGCGCTCATGGCGTGATCCGAAACAGCAAGGTAAAGATACAAATCCTCGTCGGGTAGGGGCTTGACGAGCAGAGGAGCGTGGGACAGGTATTGCTTTAAGGATTGCAAAGCCTGCTCGCACTCTTCGGTCCAAACGAATCTGCGTCGGCTAGTGGTGGTTGCTCGAAAAAAGGGACGGCAAAGATCGCCCGAACGTCGGATGAAATGGTTCAAAGCAGCCACCATCCCTGTAAGTCGTTGTACCTCTTTTATAGTAGTTGGAGCTCAGAGATTTTGCACGGCTTGGATCTGTTTGGGATCAGCTTCTATTCCTCGGCGGCTCACTATGTAACCAAGGAACTTACCCGAACTTACACCAAACGCACACTTTTCAGCGTTGAGGCGCAACTTCCGATGTTTTAGAACGGCAAAGACCTCTCCCAGGTCCCGAAGGTGGTCCCGAGCGAACGTGCTTTTGCCAACCAAATCATCGATATAAGCTTCTACGGTTCGGCCGAGCATTCCAGGAAACATCTTCGTGATGGAGCGTTGGAAGGTtgcaccagcattcttcaggCCGAACGGTACGACTTTGTAGCAATAAGTTCCTCGAGGAGAAATAGAGGCCGTTTTCTCCCGATCCTCCTCAGCCAAAGCTATCTGATGGTAGCCCTGATACGCATCCATAAAGCTTAAGCGCTCGCATCCTGCTGTTGCGTCCACCATCTGCTCAATCCAAGGGAGAGGAAATCGATCCATAGGACAGGCGTCATTGAGGTTTGTGTAATCCACACAAACCCGTagcttcccatttttcttcggcACAACCACTGGATTGGCAAGCCAGGTGGGATATAAAACTTCCCGAATGACACCAGCCTCTAACAGTTGATCCACTTCCGCCATCACGGCTTCAACATGTGCGGCGGACGAGCGTCGGACTTTCTGCACCACGGGCCGTCTACTCGGATCAACATTTAATGCGTGCACGGCAAACGTGGGATCTACACCCGGCATGTCTTTCGGAGTCCAAGCGAATACTTCTATGTTTTGCATTAAGAAGTCATACATCTCCTCGTGTTCGGCCACGCTCAGAGAactcccaattaaaaaatatcgtCCTTCGCCCCCGGGAATTGAAAATCGTATCAACTCCTCGGTAGATCTTTGCTCGGCCGGCACACCAAAATCTTCAACTACTGGGACGGGGGTGGCTGCCATGCATTGTACTTCCATAcagctctgtttgtttgttacagtgctgatgtagcatttctttgattggaTTTGATCCCCTCGTAGGCTCTCTTGACGACCATTCCACCCAATGAACTTGACCACCTGGTGAAAGGTAGAAGCGACTACCTTCATCTCGTGCAGCCAGGTTCGGCCGAGTATGATTGTATGGGCTAGGAGAAGCGACCACCACAAACTCGATCTCAAGAACCCGTGATCTAGCCCGCACAGGGAGAGTGATCAAGCCGAGTGGCCAAACCGGGGCTCCAGTAAAACTGACGAGGGGAGTAGACGATGTCCGAAGTTGAGCGGGAGATAATCCGAGGCTCTGGAATGTTGAATAAAACATTACGTCCGCCGAGCTTCCTTGGTCTATCAATACCCGTTGAACGGTTGACTTTTCAATAGCTACAGTAACGACGAGGGCATCTGTATGAGGGAGTTGCACTCCTTTCAAGTCAtcggatgaaaaagtaataGTGCTGCCGAAGCTCGGATCCTCCCATTTTCGCTTCCCCGAAGCGCCCATGTTGCAAGCGGATAAAGAGGTGACGGCTCTGTCAATTTCTGAGCGAAGCTTGGCTGCCCTTCCTTCGAAAACCAATCCTTGTATAACGCTTACAAGATTGCCGATAATAGGGggaggtggtggaagtggaTTTCGCCGAACGTCGATCCACTGATTTAGATGGCCAGCCGCTGCAAGCTCTTCCAGATACCGTTTGAAAGGTGGGCATTGCATAGTGTAGTGGCCATGCTCTTTATGATATGGCACATCCCTGGACCGTGCCCAATAGTGCCTAAGAGTACAGTCGGCCAAACAAAGAATGACAATTTGCTGATGATGTTGAGGAGTCTGTAGATTGGCTCGGTGAATACCGTATGCTCGGCCATGTACTCGTCTGGCTGTGgttctctttttgtttgttgcCACGATTGCGGCTGAGGGTGCTGCGGAGGTCGACCCTTGTTGGTCGCTTGGCCTGAACTgccctggcctccttgcccGTGGCGAACGTTTGATACTTGCTTCTTCGGCCCAGTTGTTTTGGCAGGTTCTGGAGCCTTCGGTGTATGTCGCTCGGCCATGGCTTCTTCATGAACGCAATCCTTCTCGATTATGTCCATGAGCTCTCCTATTGTCTTAAGTGGATTACGTGAGAGGTCACAGAACGTTGCCGAGGTtggatccaaaccgttcataaAAGATTCAGCCGCGACTCCCTGATCACAGTCGGGAATAAGATTATAGACCTCCCAGTAACGCTTGATATAAAGCCGCAAGGTTTCTCCAGCCGCCCTTCGCATGTTTACTAGCATAGATAATGTCTTTGGTTGAATGTTGCTGGTTACAAAGCGTTTACTAAACTCCAACTCCAGCTCATTGAAGCAAGTGATAGATTTGGGTTTCAACTGATTGTACCACAACATGATTGGCTCGCTTAGAGTGAGTGGGAAGATTTTGCACATAAGGGCGTCAGAAAAGTTATGGAGGCTCATAGTTTGTCTAAAGCGACAAACGAATGCGACTGCGTCCTCCTTCGCCTCGTAACGTTTCAGCTTCGGCATAACGAACTTGTCCGGTGGCCGCTCCTGTTGGATTgcatccacgaagggggaagcctttgccttcccgagcttcgaattATCTTTTTGAACTGGGGCTTGCGGGACAATAGGGAGAGGAAGTTCAGCAACCGGCTCAGGAGTCTTTTTACGTTCTCGTCGATGGTGCCGGTGATGCTCTTCATTTTGCTTCGGTAGCCGAGCGGCTAAAATCAAAGGCGCACGCTCCTCGCCTCTCAAGCCTGCCAAATGAGGACGCCAAGGCTGAAAACCTGGATCGACGGGTTGATACATGGTTGGCAAGCTCGTAAACTGATCGTATAGGATAATCGTA
It encodes:
- the LOC131327762 gene encoding uncharacterized protein LOC131327762, which codes for MVAALNHFIRRSGDLCRPFFRATTTSRRRFVWTEECEQALQSLKQYLSHAPLLVKPLPDEDLYLYLAVSDHAMSAVLVRKEGMEHQPISYSSRTMTDSQTSRILKFSQDLANFDIQFEPRIATKGQALADFFAELTPGLQDEANALAAAAKEARIQEEEILEGPSNRPAEPLRAQYSLGRKKPKRQWKLFSGDAWRLTVDGVSNVHGAGASIVLVSPSGTVHESVVSIGYSATNNEAEYEALIAGLQLALRLDTDSVHIFCDSQLIMGHLNDDYQAKDQRMNAYVSHVLALFRRFGRVEVEWIAREHNAHADALAGLASVYKTSGSRTITFDGVTTPSFEQPCERVMAISLGPSQLDPVIDYLKNQVLPPNKREAYKLRCRAANFFLDPNDNLYRRTFTGLDLRVVHDDHVQAILEELHSGSCGAHSGGRSLAQRALTQGYWWPKMVTQSEDYVKRCVRCQK